A single region of the Thermoanaerobacterium aotearoense genome encodes:
- the tilS gene encoding tRNA lysidine(34) synthetase TilS, whose protein sequence is MIDSFEKTIKEYKMIEKGDKIVIGVSGGPDSICLLNLLLEIKEKYELKLFVVHVNHMLRGADADSDALFVEEFCKGINIPFFLFKEDVRRYAEEKGLSEEAAGREIRYSAFNKVLEEVGGNKIAIAHNKNDVAETILLNILRGAGTTGLVGIKPVNGCIIRPLIQTKRREIIDYLNSKNLEFVEDVTNKKDVYRRNKIRLKLMPYMEENFGVDVVENLYKTSQIVLDDEDYLNRESEKIFNDIAGIDEEKLKLPIDEIKKLHNSIKRRVIRLAYKKLKGDLNQLAFKHVEDVLDLMDKQTSSKIDLPFEIEVIKSYNNLIFRKRAFYEKRDFKEVKLNIPGITDGGCLGVYKAEIIDRESVESLNLGRYHKLFDADLIDGDVVVRHRRIGDRISPLNMKGTKTLKEYFIDEKIPREERDKIPLLAIGSTILWIVGHRMSEKYKVRDSTKKILSIEYIKQD, encoded by the coding sequence ATGATAGATAGCTTTGAAAAGACGATAAAAGAGTATAAGATGATAGAAAAAGGCGATAAAATCGTAATAGGAGTATCTGGAGGTCCTGATTCTATTTGCCTTCTTAATTTGCTTTTAGAGATAAAAGAAAAGTATGAGCTTAAGCTTTTTGTGGTTCACGTCAATCACATGCTGAGGGGAGCCGATGCAGATAGTGATGCTCTGTTTGTTGAGGAGTTCTGCAAGGGGATAAATATCCCATTTTTTTTATTTAAGGAAGATGTCAGAAGATACGCTGAAGAAAAGGGATTGTCTGAGGAGGCTGCCGGAAGGGAAATAAGGTACAGTGCTTTTAATAAAGTGCTTGAAGAAGTTGGCGGAAACAAAATCGCCATTGCCCACAACAAAAACGACGTAGCCGAAACAATTCTCTTAAACATCTTAAGAGGTGCTGGTACAACTGGGCTTGTAGGCATAAAGCCGGTTAATGGATGCATCATAAGACCCCTTATACAGACGAAAAGGCGTGAGATAATTGACTACCTTAATTCGAAGAATTTAGAGTTTGTAGAAGATGTAACAAATAAGAAAGATGTGTACAGGAGAAACAAGATAAGGCTTAAATTGATGCCGTACATGGAAGAAAACTTTGGAGTAGATGTGGTCGAAAATTTATATAAGACATCTCAGATCGTACTTGATGATGAAGATTATTTAAATAGGGAGTCTGAAAAAATATTTAATGATATTGCTGGTATTGATGAGGAAAAGCTAAAACTCCCAATTGATGAGATAAAAAAATTGCACAATTCCATAAAAAGAAGGGTCATAAGGTTGGCCTACAAGAAACTAAAGGGAGATCTTAATCAACTTGCATTTAAGCATGTAGAAGATGTGTTAGATCTTATGGACAAGCAAACATCGTCGAAAATTGATTTACCCTTTGAAATTGAAGTTATAAAAAGTTATAATAATCTTATATTCAGAAAAAGGGCTTTTTATGAAAAACGAGATTTTAAAGAAGTTAAGCTTAACATTCCCGGCATAACAGATGGTGGATGTTTAGGCGTATATAAGGCGGAGATAATAGATAGAGAATCAGTTGAAAGCCTTAATTTAGGCAGATACCATAAGCTTTTCGATGCCGACCTAATTGATGGCGATGTGGTCGTAAGGCATAGGAGAATTGGAGATCGCATCTCGCCTTTAAACATGAAGGGGACGAAGACGCTTAAAGAGTATTTTATCGATGAGAAAATCCCAAGAGAGGAGAGGGATAAGATACCGTTATTAGCTATTGGCAGCACTATTTTGTGGATTGTGGGACATAGAATGTCTGAAAAGTACAAAGTACGTGATAGCACAAAAAAAATATTATCTATAGAGTATATTAAACAAGATTAA
- a CDS encoding radical SAM/SPASM domain-containing protein: MYFSKYNMILPFSEEKNNFIILNLLSGSSDIASKDEVDKLYDIKSGKDVYDIDFLDYVIDRGYIYEEKEHEDIRIKEAYEEFKEIMDESPTQILLVPTYGCNFSCIYCYERGIPTKKDLITKEAVDAFFDDINDRFKLEKVKPYITLFGGEPFIDTDVQKDIINYIVEKSKLYGYEIAAVTNGYNVLEYIDILKKGNVKEIQVTLDGPKEIHNRRRKLLGGGDSFEKILLGIDSLIENDMPVNLRVVVDKDNYSYLPELAEILDKKGYLHLDGNKFKTQIGRNYELFECSLNHQSLMSQVEQWATFVEMSKKYPILKKFHKPDFKGMRNILVSGTMYSPTFDTCPAGKKEWLYDLYGDIYGCTASCGRKDYRLGTFYPERRIFDDKVLQWKERNVLNIPQCKECPVSLVCGGGCGVVANERNGSVLSPDCRDITKLYQLGIEYYKDEVLIQD, translated from the coding sequence TTGTACTTTAGTAAGTATAACATGATTCTGCCTTTTAGTGAAGAGAAAAATAATTTTATTATTTTAAATCTGCTATCAGGCAGTTCAGATATTGCTTCAAAAGATGAGGTAGATAAGCTTTATGACATAAAATCGGGAAAGGATGTTTACGACATCGATTTTCTCGATTATGTAATTGATAGAGGCTATATATATGAAGAAAAAGAGCATGAGGATATAAGGATAAAAGAAGCGTACGAAGAATTTAAGGAAATAATGGATGAATCGCCGACACAAATATTGCTTGTGCCAACATACGGATGTAATTTTTCTTGCATCTATTGTTATGAAAGAGGCATACCGACAAAGAAAGATTTAATAACGAAAGAGGCTGTTGATGCCTTTTTTGATGATATAAATGATAGGTTTAAATTGGAGAAGGTAAAGCCGTACATTACGCTCTTTGGAGGAGAGCCTTTTATAGATACAGATGTTCAAAAAGACATCATTAATTACATTGTAGAAAAGAGCAAACTGTACGGCTATGAGATAGCTGCAGTTACTAATGGTTACAATGTATTAGAGTATATAGATATCCTTAAAAAGGGAAATGTGAAAGAAATACAGGTAACTCTTGATGGGCCGAAAGAAATTCACAACAGGCGAAGAAAGCTATTAGGCGGTGGAGATAGTTTTGAAAAGATTCTATTGGGAATTGACAGCCTAATCGAGAATGATATGCCTGTGAATTTAAGGGTTGTGGTGGATAAAGACAATTATTCTTATCTGCCGGAGTTGGCAGAAATTCTTGATAAAAAAGGGTATCTCCATCTGGATGGCAATAAATTCAAGACGCAGATAGGCAGAAATTATGAGCTTTTTGAATGTTCTCTAAACCATCAAAGCCTTATGTCACAAGTAGAACAGTGGGCTACATTTGTAGAGATGTCTAAAAAGTATCCTATACTGAAAAAATTCCATAAACCAGATTTTAAAGGCATGAGGAATATCCTTGTTTCAGGGACTATGTATTCTCCAACTTTTGATACTTGCCCAGCAGGCAAAAAAGAATGGCTTTACGATTTATACGGTGATATATACGGATGCACTGCAAGCTGTGGCAGGAAAGATTATCGCTTAGGTACTTTTTATCCTGAGAGAAGGATTTTTGATGATAAAGTATTACAGTGGAAAGAGAGAAATGTCTTGAATATACCACAGTGCAAAGAATGCCCTGTAAGCTTAGTTTGCGGCGGAGGCTGTGGAGTCGTCGCCAATGAAAGAAATGGCAGTGTATTATCTCCTGATTGTAGAGATATAACAAAACTGTATCAATTAGGTATCGAATATTACAAGGATGAAGTCTTAATTCAAGATTAA
- a CDS encoding DUF5714 domain-containing protein encodes MECCETKYMENCMICGKPLMYLEKPVLKKCEYCGTEELTLAHCTDGHYVCDKCHAKDGVEVIKDYCLSTDSKDPMEIVENIMSDSRIPMHGPEHHALVPAAIVTAYKNLTGKASDEDILEAINRGKEIPGGACGYYGACGAGVGIGVAISVIYKATPLTPLKRTKAHLAVANALKSIGEAGGARCCKKCTRISIEEAVEFFEKESNVKFPETFERTDDCNYSKRNRECYYMCKYRNVEKSERSVKYGS; translated from the coding sequence ATGGAGTGCTGCGAAACAAAGTACATGGAAAATTGCATGATATGCGGGAAGCCGCTCATGTATTTAGAAAAGCCAGTATTGAAAAAATGCGAATACTGTGGTACAGAAGAATTAACTCTTGCCCACTGTACGGATGGGCACTACGTTTGCGACAAATGTCACGCAAAGGACGGCGTTGAGGTCATAAAGGATTATTGCCTGTCTACGGATTCTAAAGATCCTATGGAAATCGTGGAAAATATCATGTCAGACAGTAGGATACCAATGCATGGGCCAGAACATCATGCATTGGTTCCTGCAGCAATAGTCACTGCTTACAAAAATTTGACAGGAAAAGCTTCTGATGAGGATATCTTAGAGGCAATAAATCGTGGGAAAGAGATACCTGGCGGAGCATGCGGCTATTATGGTGCCTGTGGTGCAGGTGTTGGAATCGGTGTTGCTATTTCTGTCATTTACAAAGCGACACCTCTTACACCTCTTAAAAGGACTAAGGCTCATTTAGCTGTTGCAAATGCCCTTAAAAGCATCGGTGAAGCTGGTGGTGCCAGATGTTGCAAGAAATGCACAAGGATATCAATAGAAGAAGCGGTAGAATTTTTTGAGAAAGAATCGAATGTCAAATTTCCTGAAACTTTTGAAAGGACAGATGACTGTAATTACTCAAAGAGAAACAGGGAATGCTATTATATGTGCAAGTACAGAAATGTGGAAAAGTCAGAAAGGAGTGTGAAGTATGGATCTTGA
- a CDS encoding protein kinase domain-containing protein, which produces MLENGYVLTGIHNGRKYVVEKKIGHGGVAYVYLVHDDENSKYALKISEDLISITREHKVLTSLKNCNFAPRVFDLDDALLYNKMYHYIVLEYIEGYSLDRLIKSGIDLESASYIFAEILDALIGLKRLGIFYTDLKPSNVMVDEIKKRIVLIDYGSTSAKDDTVKEFTPEFDRASWKVGLRKADSGYLSFEAGMLFVCLVMGKTFRHDYHTIGEVLKQSRARLGKFYIAIMKALNGTYDINKLYINFKNGCFSEKASMYLNYMLFIVGMIFVVLMILAV; this is translated from the coding sequence ATGCTTGAGAATGGCTATGTTTTGACAGGCATACACAATGGGCGGAAATACGTAGTCGAGAAAAAAATTGGCCATGGCGGTGTAGCTTACGTATACCTTGTGCACGACGATGAGAATTCAAAATATGCGCTTAAGATAAGTGAAGACTTAATAAGCATAACGAGAGAGCACAAAGTGTTGACGTCATTGAAAAATTGCAATTTTGCTCCACGTGTATTTGATTTAGATGATGCATTATTGTATAATAAAATGTATCATTATATAGTTTTGGAATACATAGAGGGATATAGCCTTGATAGATTGATTAAATCGGGCATTGATTTGGAGAGTGCTTCATACATATTTGCTGAAATTTTAGATGCTTTGATTGGATTAAAGCGATTAGGCATTTTTTACACAGATTTAAAACCATCCAATGTCATGGTAGATGAGATAAAAAAGCGTATAGTGCTTATCGACTACGGTTCAACATCTGCTAAAGATGATACCGTAAAAGAATTTACGCCTGAATTCGACAGAGCCAGTTGGAAAGTTGGCTTAAGAAAAGCAGATTCTGGGTATCTGTCGTTTGAAGCAGGGATGCTTTTTGTGTGCCTTGTAATGGGCAAGACATTTAGACACGATTACCATACGATAGGAGAAGTGCTAAAGCAATCAAGAGCAAGGCTTGGAAAGTTTTATATTGCCATAATGAAGGCGCTTAATGGCACGTATGACATAAATAAACTGTATATCAATTTTAAAAACGGCTGCTTTAGTGAAAAGGCGTCAATGTATTTAAATTACATGCTTTTCATAGTTGGTATGATATTTGTTGTACTTATGATTTTGGCGGTGTAG
- a CDS encoding class I SAM-dependent methyltransferase: MSIDIESDLKRALDLLGEGHVFALDVGTGRARMAYALARYGYNVVSLEYNIDTLKKAKEIISNEDVEGKVLFVHGDAHKMPFVDESFGVVTSYNAMHHMKDYKVAIDEMVRVLKKGGKILITELNDIGKEKVAESHRQRGSHHEAKIDIYDVVNYLKDKHNIVGEISNGEFIDIFYGVR, translated from the coding sequence TTGTCAATTGATATAGAATCAGATTTAAAACGGGCTTTAGATCTATTGGGTGAAGGCCATGTGTTTGCACTGGATGTAGGTACTGGTAGAGCCCGTATGGCTTATGCATTGGCCAGATACGGCTACAATGTGGTGTCATTAGAGTACAATATTGACACGCTTAAAAAAGCTAAAGAAATCATCAGCAATGAAGATGTGGAAGGCAAAGTCTTGTTTGTACATGGTGATGCGCATAAGATGCCGTTTGTTGATGAATCTTTTGGGGTTGTCACATCTTACAATGCAATGCATCACATGAAAGACTATAAGGTTGCCATTGACGAGATGGTGAGAGTACTGAAAAAAGGCGGTAAGATATTGATAACAGAGCTTAATGATATAGGCAAGGAGAAAGTTGCCGAATCTCACAGGCAAAGAGGAAGCCATCATGAAGCAAAAATAGACATTTACGATGTAGTAAATTACCTTAAAGATAAGCATAATATTGTAGGCGAGATTTCTAATGGAGAATTTATTGACATATTTTACGGAGTAAGATAG
- the spoIIE gene encoding stage II sporulation protein E gives MQSADILPYSRIGRKESNEKLQKDNMRFIFNALIFALIGFVIGRAQIMDNLIPFGVAYFAALLMQKRKYFLSGIGVYLGVLSLPGVNSIKYLIVLALILAFEHLLKVKSKNIFKVALITFFSLLLVDLIYSKAYGFLLFDVMTSIYESVIAMLMVFIFNQAILLLNSANRKVISNEEIISLCILLSIFILGLDNIKVWRFNLNSSFGILTILISSYIGGVGTGASVGTTIGLIGSLALTNTPTSVGLYGFTGLLSGSMKKLGRLGITLGFFTAAAIMTFYVNGFANMIISPYDFALASLMFLSVPKKRLDHLVSIVKGDKNLLQRSYSVKLKEVVTDKLKEYAEVFDELGKSFKKANEKILDHKDISYLFEEIANKTCTDCAMYKMCWDKDFYFTYKSMFDLVESLEGTGNVEGNKLYKKCIRFPELLNCTKHNLMLYKINMQWRERLKDAKNIVSNQLKGISSVISNMADDISMDITFKDDLEQYLLVELDKRGIHVDDAIVYDAGDGNVVIKIYKKACYAAKECEKKVIPAVSEIMGEKYERKNTLCSINNKGRCSLTLTRAESYQVSTGISKISKSANKISGDTYSFMELEGGKYMAALSDGMGFGYRAASESSTTISLLERFIEAGFDKGLVVQTINSILALRSAEEMFSTVDISFIDLFTGDAEFIKIGASATFIKSGKDVDVIESSSLPIGILEDVDADIHDRKLKDGDFVILTTDGVLDCFDGNKEESMARFLRNLDMKDPQDMAEAIMKKCLELCENKPKDDMTVLTVKVWKRRL, from the coding sequence ATGCAGAGTGCTGATATTCTTCCTTACTCAAGGATAGGAAGGAAAGAAAGCAATGAAAAATTGCAAAAAGACAATATGAGATTTATATTCAATGCCTTGATTTTTGCATTGATAGGCTTTGTCATTGGCCGCGCGCAAATAATGGACAACCTTATCCCGTTTGGTGTGGCGTATTTTGCTGCTCTCTTAATGCAAAAGAGAAAGTACTTTTTGTCAGGAATTGGAGTCTACCTTGGAGTATTGTCTTTACCTGGTGTCAACAGCATCAAGTATCTAATCGTTTTGGCTCTGATATTGGCTTTTGAGCATCTATTAAAAGTTAAAAGCAAAAACATCTTTAAAGTGGCATTGATAACATTTTTCTCGCTGCTTTTAGTAGATCTCATCTACAGCAAAGCGTACGGATTTTTGCTGTTTGATGTAATGACGTCTATTTACGAATCTGTCATAGCCATGTTGATGGTATTCATATTTAATCAAGCAATTTTGCTTTTAAATAGCGCAAACAGAAAAGTCATATCAAACGAAGAAATCATATCATTGTGCATACTGCTTAGCATTTTCATCTTGGGGCTTGACAATATAAAGGTGTGGAGATTTAACTTAAATAGCTCATTTGGCATACTTACTATACTGATTAGTTCATACATAGGTGGTGTTGGCACAGGTGCCAGCGTAGGAACTACCATTGGTCTTATTGGAAGCCTCGCTCTTACAAATACTCCTACATCTGTAGGCTTATACGGATTTACAGGGCTTTTGTCTGGAAGCATGAAAAAACTTGGCAGATTGGGAATCACTTTGGGATTTTTCACCGCTGCTGCCATTATGACATTTTATGTCAATGGATTTGCAAATATGATCATCAGCCCTTACGATTTTGCCTTAGCTTCTTTAATGTTTTTATCTGTCCCTAAAAAGAGATTAGATCATCTTGTGTCAATTGTAAAAGGCGATAAAAATTTGCTACAGCGAAGCTACAGCGTAAAGCTAAAAGAAGTGGTGACTGACAAATTAAAAGAATATGCTGAAGTGTTTGACGAGTTAGGGAAAAGCTTTAAAAAAGCCAATGAAAAGATATTAGATCACAAGGACATATCATATCTTTTTGAAGAAATAGCCAATAAGACTTGTACTGATTGTGCTATGTACAAAATGTGCTGGGATAAAGACTTTTATTTTACGTATAAAAGCATGTTTGATTTGGTAGAAAGCCTGGAAGGCACAGGCAATGTAGAAGGCAATAAGCTTTACAAAAAGTGCATAAGATTTCCAGAGCTTCTTAACTGCACAAAACACAACCTCATGCTTTATAAGATAAACATGCAGTGGAGGGAAAGGCTTAAAGACGCTAAAAACATTGTCTCAAATCAGTTGAAGGGCATTTCGTCTGTTATATCAAACATGGCTGACGATATAAGCATGGACATCACTTTCAAAGACGATCTTGAACAGTATCTGCTTGTAGAATTGGATAAAAGGGGCATACATGTAGACGATGCCATAGTATATGATGCGGGAGACGGAAATGTGGTGATAAAGATATACAAGAAAGCCTGTTATGCAGCTAAAGAATGCGAGAAAAAAGTTATCCCGGCCGTATCTGAGATTATGGGGGAGAAGTACGAGCGGAAAAATACTTTGTGCTCTATAAACAATAAAGGGCGATGCAGCCTAACTCTTACGAGAGCTGAAAGCTATCAAGTTTCCACAGGCATTAGCAAAATCAGTAAAAGCGCTAACAAAATATCTGGTGACACGTATTCTTTCATGGAGTTAGAAGGCGGAAAGTACATGGCAGCATTAAGCGATGGAATGGGCTTCGGCTATAGAGCAGCTTCTGAAAGCAGTACGACAATATCTTTGCTGGAAAGATTCATTGAGGCGGGATTCGACAAAGGATTGGTTGTACAAACTATAAATTCTATTCTGGCATTAAGGTCAGCAGAGGAGATGTTCTCAACAGTCGATATTTCATTTATAGATTTGTTTACGGGAGATGCGGAGTTTATAAAGATCGGCGCCTCAGCCACGTTTATAAAGAGCGGAAAAGATGTGGATGTGATTGAATCCAGTTCATTGCCCATCGGTATTTTGGAAGACGTCGATGCAGATATCCACGATAGGAAGTTAAAAGACGGTGACTTTGTAATTTTGACGACAGACGGTGTATTAGACTGCTTTGATGGCAATAAAGAAGAAAGCATGGCAAGATTTTTAAGAAATCTTGATATGAAAGATCCTCAGGACATGGCTGAAGCTATAATGAAGAAATGTCTTGAACTTTGTGAAAACAAGCCTAAAGACGACATGACAGTGCTTACGGTAAAAGTTTGGAAAAGGCGATTGTGA
- the trxB gene encoding thioredoxin-disulfide reductase — MVREINANEFEEVVLNSKKPVVVDFYSTDCPPCAQLKPIFHRLAEVYKDHMEFVEIYRQGNKDFALSLGVKGSPTLLFFKDGKETGERLNGYISKPDLRKAVEKVIGFSLLDREPEKVECDVLIMGGGPAGLTAALYSARANLKTVVIDEATTGGQAANTYYIENYPGTEGQIEGKKLTENMRKQAESFGAIIDDLKEVFEIKLTDDEKFVRTEDKIYYPKAVIIAMGAQPRKLPAEGEAEFRGKGIHYCAICDGAMYEGKHVAVIGGGNSAIQEALYLANIADKVTVIHEFDNLQASNVLQEKAFTNPKIDFIWESHVVKANGDGMLKSLTYKNLKTGELKDIEIDGVFVYIGLTPKTDLFKGMLELNQYGYIKANEDLMTDVKGVFVAGDIRDKKIRQVVTAAGDGATAAISAERYIQEL, encoded by the coding sequence ATGGTAAGAGAAATAAATGCTAATGAATTTGAAGAGGTTGTTTTGAATTCTAAGAAACCAGTTGTTGTAGACTTTTATTCTACTGATTGTCCACCATGTGCTCAACTAAAACCGATATTTCACAGATTAGCCGAGGTATACAAAGATCACATGGAATTTGTAGAGATATACAGGCAAGGCAATAAGGACTTTGCGTTAAGCCTTGGCGTAAAAGGAAGCCCTACGCTTTTGTTTTTCAAAGACGGCAAAGAAACTGGTGAGAGATTAAATGGATATATTTCAAAGCCAGATCTTCGCAAGGCAGTAGAAAAGGTGATAGGTTTTTCACTTTTGGACAGAGAACCAGAGAAGGTGGAATGCGATGTTCTCATAATGGGTGGCGGACCTGCAGGTCTTACGGCTGCTTTGTACTCAGCAAGAGCAAACTTAAAGACAGTCGTCATAGATGAAGCAACTACAGGTGGGCAAGCAGCCAACACGTATTATATAGAAAACTATCCTGGAACAGAAGGGCAGATTGAAGGAAAGAAACTGACTGAAAACATGAGGAAACAGGCGGAAAGCTTTGGGGCAATCATTGACGATTTAAAAGAAGTATTCGAGATTAAGCTTACTGATGATGAGAAATTTGTAAGGACAGAGGACAAAATATACTATCCTAAAGCGGTTATAATAGCTATGGGCGCACAGCCAAGAAAACTTCCAGCAGAAGGTGAAGCTGAATTCAGAGGAAAAGGCATTCACTATTGTGCAATATGCGATGGAGCAATGTATGAAGGAAAACACGTAGCTGTAATAGGAGGAGGCAATTCTGCTATTCAGGAAGCATTGTACCTTGCAAACATAGCCGACAAAGTTACGGTTATACACGAATTTGATAATTTACAAGCTTCAAACGTGCTGCAAGAAAAAGCCTTTACCAATCCTAAGATAGACTTTATTTGGGAATCTCACGTTGTAAAGGCAAATGGAGATGGAATGCTTAAGTCGCTGACGTACAAGAACTTAAAGACTGGTGAGCTTAAAGATATAGAAATCGATGGTGTGTTTGTCTACATCGGCCTTACACCTAAGACAGATCTATTTAAAGGAATGCTTGAGCTAAATCAGTACGGATACATCAAAGCGAATGAGGATCTAATGACCGATGTGAAAGGCGTATTTGTCGCTGGTGATATAAGAGATAAAAAGATAAGGCAAGTGGTCACTGCGGCTGGTGATGGTGCTACCGCTGCTATAAGCGCAGAAAGGTATATACAAGAGCTGTGA
- a CDS encoding DUF302 domain-containing protein, which produces MDLDITKEVAYSFAEAVEKAKEALKSVGFGILVEIDMKDTIKKKIGKDMMNYVILGACNPTYAYEVLNINPEIGLLLPCNVIVYEKSDGGVVVSSIDPLKALPSNDEKLSKIASEVADKLKKAVDML; this is translated from the coding sequence ATGGATCTTGACATTACTAAAGAAGTGGCTTATTCATTTGCTGAAGCTGTGGAAAAGGCTAAAGAAGCCTTGAAAAGCGTAGGATTTGGAATATTGGTAGAGATTGATATGAAAGATACGATAAAAAAGAAAATAGGCAAGGACATGATGAACTACGTCATACTCGGTGCATGTAACCCTACCTATGCATACGAAGTATTAAACATTAACCCCGAAATAGGGCTTTTGCTGCCTTGCAATGTGATTGTGTATGAAAAGAGTGATGGCGGTGTAGTCGTATCGTCAATTGATCCTTTAAAGGCATTACCTTCTAACGATGAAAAATTGTCTAAAATAGCATCTGAAGTTGCTGATAAGTTGAAAAAAGCTGTAGATATGCTGTAG
- the hpt gene encoding hypoxanthine phosphoribosyltransferase codes for MENLSKDIDEILITEEELKEKIKELGRQITKDYKGKNLMLVGVLKGALMFMADLSRHIDLPLSLDFMAVSSYGSSTHSSGIVKIIKDLDISIEGKDVLIVEDIIDSGLTLSYLRETLLGRKPKSLKICTILDKPERREASVKVDYVGFKIPDKFVVGYGLDFDEKYRNLPFIGVLKPEMYS; via the coding sequence ATGGAAAATTTATCAAAAGACATCGATGAAATTTTGATCACAGAAGAAGAACTTAAGGAAAAGATAAAAGAGCTTGGGAGGCAAATCACAAAAGACTACAAAGGGAAAAATTTGATGTTGGTAGGAGTTTTAAAAGGTGCTTTAATGTTTATGGCTGATTTGTCAAGACACATAGATTTGCCTTTATCACTTGATTTTATGGCTGTTTCCAGCTATGGAAGCTCAACTCATTCATCAGGAATAGTAAAGATAATCAAAGATCTTGATATAAGCATAGAAGGCAAAGATGTTCTGATTGTGGAAGACATAATTGACAGCGGTTTGACTTTGTCTTACTTAAGGGAAACTTTACTTGGAAGGAAGCCAAAAAGCCTGAAAATATGCACAATATTAGACAAACCGGAGAGAAGAGAAGCATCTGTAAAAGTCGATTATGTAGGATTTAAGATACCTGATAAGTTTGTCGTGGGTTATGGATTGGACTTTGATGAAAAGTACAGGAACCTTCCTTTTATAGGCGTTTTGAAACCTGAAATGTACAGCTAA
- a CDS encoding vWA domain-containing protein, with amino-acid sequence MEILINQIIVVTDGKSNVGGNPADAAFLAFRKGIRVSSIGIVDDGNLSIKEIKDIASSGGGVYDIIYSDDFIRSLSAVTQKSAEKTLYDTLDSELMKLIGKNIEGLHPVLRSQIVEYIDKLLDISDIRCAILLDLSGSMARKLKKAVNGISDLLSTMKARKGKSQFCLIGFPDGDDAYAKVICPFTSKINDIEVRLKNLKAGGNTPTYHAIRLAASLFDAKVESIRGIG; translated from the coding sequence TTGGAGATTTTGATAAACCAGATAATCGTCGTTACAGACGGCAAATCAAACGTTGGTGGAAATCCGGCGGATGCAGCTTTTTTGGCATTTAGAAAGGGAATTCGAGTAAGCTCCATAGGCATCGTAGACGATGGCAATTTGTCCATAAAGGAGATAAAAGATATTGCAAGTTCCGGTGGCGGCGTGTATGACATAATTTACTCAGATGACTTTATAAGGTCTTTATCGGCGGTGACGCAAAAATCAGCCGAAAAAACTTTATACGATACGTTAGATAGCGAATTGATGAAACTAATAGGGAAAAACATAGAAGGACTCCATCCTGTATTGCGGTCTCAAATCGTAGAATACATCGATAAACTTTTGGATATTTCAGACATAAGATGTGCAATTTTGCTGGACTTAAGTGGAAGCATGGCAAGAAAATTGAAAAAAGCGGTGAATGGAATAAGCGATCTTCTAAGCACTATGAAAGCGAGAAAGGGCAAAAGCCAGTTTTGCCTAATAGGATTTCCGGATGGCGATGACGCTTATGCAAAGGTTATATGCCCATTTACATCGAAGATAAATGATATAGAAGTTCGTCTTAAAAACTTAAAGGCCGGTGGAAATACCCCTACTTACCATGCGATAAGGCTGGCTGCATCGCTTTTTGACGCAAAAGTTGAATCTATAAGAGGTATCGGTTGA